The Methanosphaera sp. BMS genome contains a region encoding:
- a CDS encoding glycosyltransferase, with the protein MRILLVQESDWIKRNPHQQHHLMELLGRRGHIIHVIDYEIDWNQQESSEYRFKSPRKVFKGYKKVYNTDNITVIRPELIRLPVLNYVSVVHYHRKEIKREIEEFKPDIIIGFGILNANIASRLAKKHNIPFVYYFIDVLYELIPEPAFRNLGKQITKNTIKKSSYVMTINRKLHEIAIELGANPHKMSIIGAGINLKRFNYEKNNGFKIRSYYHIDPRDTVLFFMGFLYEFAGLKELARYLGKNKEKYPHIKLLITGDGDAYDELKAIRDEYSMEKQLILTGRQKYTLMPDLIGASNICILPAYKDEIIMQNIVPIKLYEYMAMKKPVIATRLPGLVSEFGENNGLIYIDRPEEVIKVVKTLLNDNQSINKIGWAGYNFVKDNDWRKLTVKFETILEDLILDMLLKEV; encoded by the coding sequence ATGAGAATACTACTTGTACAGGAATCGGATTGGATCAAAAGAAATCCTCATCAACAACACCATTTAATGGAATTGCTTGGTAGGAGAGGTCATATCATACACGTAATTGATTATGAAATAGACTGGAATCAGCAAGAAAGCAGTGAATATAGATTTAAATCACCACGAAAAGTATTTAAAGGGTATAAGAAGGTATACAATACCGATAACATTACAGTAATCAGACCGGAATTAATCAGACTCCCTGTGCTAAACTACGTATCTGTAGTGCATTATCATAGAAAAGAAATAAAAAGAGAGATAGAAGAATTCAAGCCGGACATAATCATAGGATTTGGAATATTAAATGCAAATATAGCATCAAGACTGGCAAAAAAACATAACATTCCATTTGTATACTACTTCATAGATGTTTTATACGAATTAATTCCGGAACCTGCATTCAGAAATCTGGGAAAACAAATAACAAAAAATACGATAAAGAAATCATCCTATGTTATGACCATTAACAGAAAGTTACATGAAATAGCCATAGAACTAGGTGCAAATCCACATAAGATGAGCATTATCGGTGCCGGAATAAACCTTAAACGTTTCAACTATGAAAAGAACAATGGATTTAAGATACGCAGCTATTACCATATAGATCCAAGAGATACCGTTCTGTTCTTCATGGGATTTTTATATGAATTTGCCGGCCTTAAGGAGTTGGCAAGATATCTTGGTAAAAACAAGGAAAAATATCCACATATAAAACTACTGATTACCGGTGATGGAGATGCATATGATGAACTGAAGGCAATACGTGATGAATACTCCATGGAAAAACAATTGATACTGACTGGAAGACAAAAATACACGTTGATGCCTGATTTAATTGGTGCCAGCAATATATGTATCCTACCTGCATATAAAGATGAAATCATTATGCAAAACATCGTCCCAATCAAGTTATATGAGTACATGGCCATGAAAAAACCGGTAATAGCAACAAGACTCCCCGGATTAGTTAGTGAATTTGGAGAAAACAATGGTCTGATATACATAGACAGACCGGAAGAGGTAATTAAAGTAGTTAAAACCTTGTTAAATGATAATCAAAGTATAAACAAGATTGGATGGGCCGGATATAACTTTGTAAAGGATAACGATTGGCGCAAACTTACGGTCAAATTTGAAACAATCCTTGAAGATTTAATACTGGACATGCTGTTAAAAGAAGTATAA
- a CDS encoding glycosyltransferase family 2 protein gives MKISVVIPALNEEGIVGKTIRSIPVDEFKEAGYDYEIIVINNDSTDNTAQEASDAGATVFLEKNRGYGNAYIRGFKEASGDIIIMGDADGTYPLEQSMDFVNLIVNEDCDFVIGSRFDGGIEEGAMPALHQYIGNPMLTKMLNILFNANYSDTHCGMRAFTRDAIDKLELTAPGMEFAIEMVIEASEKNLKIREVPIYYRKRGGGEAKLSSFGDGWRHIKYMLTRKFMGK, from the coding sequence ATGAAAATATCAGTTGTTATACCGGCATTGAATGAAGAAGGAATTGTGGGAAAAACCATTAGAAGCATACCTGTAGATGAGTTTAAAGAAGCGGGATATGACTATGAGATAATCGTCATAAACAATGACTCCACCGATAACACGGCACAAGAGGCCAGTGATGCTGGTGCAACAGTATTTCTTGAAAAAAATCGTGGATACGGTAATGCATATATTCGTGGATTTAAGGAAGCCAGCGGCGATATCATCATCATGGGGGATGCCGATGGAACATATCCACTGGAGCAGTCCATGGACTTTGTCAATCTGATTGTCAATGAAGACTGTGACTTTGTTATCGGATCCCGTTTTGATGGGGGTATAGAAGAGGGTGCTATGCCGGCACTGCATCAGTATATTGGAAATCCTATGCTTACAAAGATGCTTAACATATTATTTAATGCAAACTACTCTGATACTCATTGTGGTATGAGGGCATTTACAAGAGATGCAATAGACAAACTTGAATTGACGGCACCCGGTATGGAATTTGCTATTGAGATGGTTATCGAGGCTTCCGAGAAGAACCTGAAAATTAGGGAAGTTCCTATTTATTATAGAAAAAGGGGTGGAGGAGAAGCTAAGCTTAGCTCATTCGGTGATGGATGGAGACACATAAAGTATATGTTAACCAGAAAATTTATGGGCAAGTAA
- a CDS encoding glycosyltransferase family 4 protein, with protein sequence MNILQVIPYFAFERGGDVNVCYNLSKQLIDKGHTVTILTTTFDYNPEDTDTIEKLTMIPVEYKFNLALFIYSPKMNEWLDKHIDEYDIIHLHELRSYQNNVLIKYAKKHNIPYVLQPHASTPKHVDKRIIKETYDLFYGNRIMQNASCTIAVSKEEAYYDRQMKARKVEVVYNGMDLDEFKTLPAKGCFKQKYDIDSPYILYLGRMDKLKGINHVIESFAKLPEKYEDYKLVIIGKITDYKSKLDDIISKYNLEDKVIFTGFISEDDKIMAYHDAEVFVNPVRYMGGVSITVFESILSDTPVVVTKESGELVEEIDGGIIVDYGDINQICGAVTTLLEDKDLADKKVEKAKEYINSNLSWSKVCDKIIEIYNKAIGEAKS encoded by the coding sequence ATGAATATATTACAGGTAATACCCTACTTCGCATTTGAACGTGGCGGTGACGTAAATGTATGCTATAACCTATCAAAACAATTGATTGACAAAGGTCACACAGTAACGATACTTACCACTACCTTTGACTACAATCCAGAGGATACTGATACTATAGAAAAATTAACGATGATTCCCGTTGAATATAAATTCAACCTGGCATTATTTATCTATTCGCCGAAGATGAACGAGTGGCTGGACAAACACATAGATGAATATGATATAATACACTTGCACGAGCTTAGATCATATCAAAACAACGTTTTAATAAAATATGCAAAAAAACACAATATCCCATATGTACTTCAGCCACATGCATCCACACCAAAACACGTTGATAAAAGGATTATAAAGGAGACATATGATCTGTTCTATGGAAACAGAATTATGCAAAACGCTTCATGTACCATTGCCGTATCTAAGGAAGAGGCATACTATGACAGACAGATGAAAGCCAGGAAAGTGGAAGTAGTATATAATGGTATGGATTTGGATGAATTTAAAACGCTTCCCGCCAAGGGATGCTTTAAACAAAAATATGATATCGACTCACCATACATACTATATCTTGGCAGAATGGATAAATTGAAGGGAATAAACCATGTGATTGAATCATTTGCCAAGCTTCCCGAAAAATATGAGGATTACAAACTAGTCATTATCGGAAAGATAACCGACTATAAAAGCAAGTTGGATGACATCATAAGCAAATACAACCTTGAAGATAAGGTGATATTCACCGGATTCATATCAGAAGACGATAAAATCATGGCCTACCATGATGCTGAGGTATTTGTTAATCCGGTAAGGTATATGGGTGGAGTTTCAATAACCGTATTTGAATCAATACTATCAGATACACCGGTTGTTGTTACAAAAGAATCAGGCGAACTGGTTGAAGAAATTGATGGTGGAATAATAGTGGATTATGGAGACATTAATCAGATATGTGGTGCCGTCACGACATTGCTGGAAGATAAGGACCTTGCAGATAAGAAAGTGGAAAAGGCTAAAGAATACATTAACTCCAATCTGAGCTGGAGCAAGGTATGCGATAAGATAATAGAAATATACAATAAGGCTATTGGAGAGGCAAAATCATGA
- a CDS encoding glycosyltransferase: protein MRILVLCHDIPSMSVGATIPIHYMIKELSKVHQLDLISFNSHKYDIKALEGYLNNYKSIDIKEYHSIKDQLIYTTKNMLSSDNLKTRSILNYYYDKNMNRLIQENIQDHDLIIADLPMAFYVKNVDKKKIVYAFDAVSDYNYQMYKKSDSLTSRIYWYLNYLKINNYEKCYDKFDRCIVVNKKDKKLLEKKLNVQVEVVANGVDTEYFTNNSSDENVRLVFLGDMSTPPNNDAVKYFTEEIYPLVLAENNIELYIVGRNPTEYVKGLNNDNIIVTGSVDDVRDYLTKNAIFITPMISGTGIKNKILEAMSMQLAVISTSCGISGIDAINEIEYLCADNSMDFKDAIIKLCDDADYRHYLAKNARILVENKYSWNSSAEKINRIIEEIFH, encoded by the coding sequence ATGAGGATACTAGTACTATGTCATGACATTCCATCGATGAGCGTTGGTGCAACCATACCCATCCACTACATGATAAAAGAGCTATCAAAAGTGCATCAATTGGATTTAATATCATTCAACTCACATAAATATGACATCAAAGCACTGGAAGGCTACTTGAATAACTATAAAAGTATTGATATCAAGGAATACCACTCCATCAAAGACCAGCTCATATACACCACAAAAAACATGCTGTCATCAGATAATCTTAAAACAAGAAGTATTCTGAACTATTACTATGACAAGAATATGAACAGGCTGATACAGGAGAATATCCAAGACCATGACTTGATAATTGCAGACTTGCCAATGGCATTCTACGTTAAAAATGTCGATAAAAAGAAAATCGTATATGCATTTGATGCCGTAAGTGACTATAACTACCAGATGTATAAGAAATCCGACAGCCTCACATCCAGGATATACTGGTACCTGAATTATCTTAAAATCAATAACTATGAAAAATGCTATGACAAATTTGACAGATGCATAGTCGTAAACAAGAAGGATAAAAAGTTACTTGAAAAGAAATTGAATGTCCAGGTAGAAGTGGTTGCCAACGGTGTGGATACAGAGTACTTTACCAACAACAGCAGTGATGAGAACGTTAGGCTGGTATTTCTCGGTGATATGAGCACTCCCCCCAACAATGATGCAGTCAAATACTTTACGGAGGAGATATATCCACTGGTTCTAGCCGAAAATAACATTGAATTATATATTGTCGGCAGAAACCCAACAGAATACGTCAAAGGATTAAACAATGACAATATAATAGTTACCGGTTCTGTTGATGATGTCAGAGATTACCTGACAAAGAATGCCATATTCATCACGCCAATGATTTCAGGTACTGGCATTAAAAATAAGATACTTGAGGCCATGAGCATGCAGCTGGCGGTTATATCAACCAGCTGTGGCATTAGTGGAATAGATGCAATAAATGAGATTGAATACCTTTGTGCCGACAATAGCATGGACTTTAAGGATGCCATCATTAAACTATGTGATGATGCGGATTATAGACATTATCTTGCTAAAAATGCACGGATACTCGTTGAAAACAAATACTCATGGAATTCATCAGCAGAAAAAATCAATCGAATAATAGAGGAAATATTCCATTAA